The DNA window CCACGACCTCACGATCGTGTTCCCGGTCGCGGCAGCGCTGATCGCGCTGATCCTCCTGCTGCTCCTGCGCAGCCTGCTCGCACCGCTGATGCTGATTCTCTCCGTCGGGCTCGGCTTCGCAGCCACCCTCGGCGCCGCCACGCTGCTCTTCCAGCACGCCCTCGGCCGGCCGGGCGTCAACTTCACCCTCCCGCTGGTGCTGTTCCTGTTCGTCGTGGCACTGGGCACCGACTACAACATCCTGATCGCCGACCGGATCCGGGAGGAGATGCAGCGACCGGGCCCCGCCCGCGCCGCCGTGGCCCGCGCGGTACGGCACACGGCACCTGCCATCGCGATGGCAGGGCTGGTACTGGCCAGCTCCTTCGCCACGCTGGCCACGACACCAGGAAGCGAACAGGTCGCCTTCGCGATGACGCTCGGCATCATGCTTTCCGCGCTGGTCCTTTCGCTGGTGCTGGTCCCAGCTCTTGCCGCACTCTTCGGCAGGGCCCTCTGGTGGCCGGTCCGCCCGCGGCCCACCGTTGGCGGCCAGTCGCGCCGCCGTGCGACCGCAACTGCACCGGAACCCGAACGGGTCACGTCGTACTGAAGCCCGGACCGGAGTGCCTCAGGGGCGCATGAGCCCGTGACAGCGGCGCGCACCCGGTCGTCCGGGTTCCTCGTGGGCGGGTCGGTGGCGCGGTGGTGGGGCCAATCAAGTGGAGCGGCCCGCGTAGGCACCGAGCAGGGCGTCGGCGGCGGCCGCTCGCCGGACTCCCGCCGCGGCTCCCCCGCCGCGTCTTCAGGGACGGGGCTTCAGCACCTCCAGGGCGCCGGTCTCGGTGTCGTAGCTGCGCAGGGTGGTGAGCCGAGCCGACAGCGGCGGCGCCGGCAGCAGTTCGGGGACCCGCCGGCCGGCGAAGGCCCCGGCCCGCCGGCTCCGGCCGAGGGTGATGTGCGGGCTCCAGCGCCCGGGTGCGTGGAAGGGGTTGAGGGTCTCGGGCGGGCTGTCGGAGACCACCGCCTCCCACACCCGGCGGTGCAAGCCGGCCAGCGCCACGTCGCAGTCCAGCGCCCAGGCCAGCACCGAGGTGGGCCGCTCGAAACGGACCACGCCGGTGAAGTGCACCGGCAGCGGCAGGGCGGCGGCCACCTCGGCGAGCTCCCAGCGAATCGGGGCGGTCAGCTCCGGGCAGGCGGCCAGCGTGAGGTGCGGGCTGTTCGTCGGTGAGCGGTGGCGCGCCTGACTGGGCAGCCCCGCATCCGCCAGCCGCCGCCAGGCCTCCCGGACCGCTAGCTCTGCCGTCTCGTCCAACAGGAGCTCGACCGTGCGCACCGCCGTAGCCTACCGGCGATCGCCTGCGGTAGCGCCGCCCATCGGCCGGGCCGCCAGGCAGTACGCACCGCCTGCCACGTCAGGTGATGGAACAGATCGACGCGCAGCACGTCGGCGAGCCCGGCTTCGCGGTCCCGGGCCGCCGACCGCGGCGGCTGGTGGCTGGTGGCTGGTGGCGTGAGCCACGGCGAGTCCGCCTCGTTGAACGACAGCCCACCACGCACAGCAGCGGCTGGCCTCGGTGGTGTACGAAGTCCTTTGTGAACGAACAGATCCAGGCCGCGACCGTCCGTGTCTTCATAGCCCTTGCTCCGCCCGACGACGCCAAGGAGGAGCTGGCGCAGGCGCTGCGGCCCGCCTACGACGCCTACCCGAGCATGCGGTGGAACCGCATCGAGGACTGGCACATCACCCTGGCGTTCCTCGGTGAGCTGCCGACGTCAGCCGTTTCGCTCCTGCGGCCGCCGCTCGCGGAATTCGCAGCGAGGCGCCGGCCCCTGGACCTGGCCCTCTGCGGCGGCGGGCACTTCGACGAGCGTGTGCTGTGGAGCGGGCTCAGCGGGGACCTCGAGGAGCTGCGGCTGCTCGCCGGGGAGGTGCGGGCGCTGGTGAAGGAACATGGTGTCCCCTTCATGGACCGGCCACTGAACCCCCACCTGACGCTCGCCCGTGCGCGCCGCGGTGATGCTTCCAGCGTGGTACAGGCCGCCGCAGGGCTTTCCACGTTCACCGGCCGCACGTGGCAGGCCGAGCGTCTGCATCTGGTCGGCAGCAACTTCGGCCGCGGCCCCGGGCCGATCCACTACCGCGACATCGAGGCATGGTCCTTCGGCAGCGCGAGATGAACCGTCCTTGTGGGCGGGGCAGAATGAAGGTGTCTTCACATGGACACGCCGGACGACACCGCTCTTCGTGATGTGCGGGTCGAAACCGTGTCCGTACGGCCACAGGCGCTCGGCCGCGCCCGCCGCCTCGGCAAGCTCCTTCAGCTCGATCTCCAGCAGACCCGACAGGACGATCCGCTGCCACAGCCAGTACGACAGGGCAACATGCCCCTCCACCGGCCGCAGCCCCGGTGCCTGGCGATCTCGCCCCGGCACCGGGCACCTCGCCGCACGTCGAGCGTCCTCGCACAGCAGTGCTGACCTGCTGTCATGTCTGCTTCAGGACAGGGTTCTTTCTGGTTTATGGCAGCCGTGTTCTTCGCCCTCTTGAGCCGACTAGGGTGCCTCCTGATCCACCGCCAGGCGCTCTCGGCCGTCGAGAGGAAGTACACCGGCATGTCCAAAGGACGGGTGTGAATTGAACAGTCAATCGCGTCGCCTTCAGAGCCGTACGACGATGTCGTTCCTCCGCAGCAGGTTCACCGCGATGGTCGGAGCGATCGCGATATTCGCGGCCGTCTTCACCGGCACAGCCACCAGCACAGCGAGCGCCGCCGAGTCCGGATCCGCGGGGGCCACAGCAGGCGGGTGGACCTGCCCGGGCACCGCCGTCCCCCCCGGTTACGTCATCACCGCGTTCAATCGCAGCGGCTGCAACGGTTCAGGGGCCTGGCTGCACGAGCCGGCCCGGGACGGCATATGGACGTGCTCGTACTCCCCAATCGTGACCGGGTATGTCATCACCGGTTACATCAGGAGCGGTTGCGACGGCATCGGCGCCTGGCAGCACAAGCTCGCCCGTGACGGCATCTGGACCTGCGGGGGCTCCCCGGTCGTGTCCGGATACGTCATCACCAACTACATGAAGAGCGGCTGCGACGGCGTCGGCGCCTGGTACCACCAGCTCGTCCGCGACGGCATATGGACGTGCCCCTACTCCCCCATCCCGGCGGGCTACCGGAGCACCACCTACAACGCGACCGGATGCGGCGGCCTCGGCGCCTGGCTCACCGTGCGCGCCTGACCCCGG is part of the Streptomyces agglomeratus genome and encodes:
- a CDS encoding 2'-5' RNA ligase family protein, producing MRTVELLLDETAELAVREAWRRLADAGLPSQARHRSPTNSPHLTLAACPELTAPIRWELAEVAAALPLPVHFTGVVRFERPTSVLAWALDCDVALAGLHRRVWEAVVSDSPPETLNPFHAPGRWSPHITLGRSRRAGAFAGRRVPELLPAPPLSARLTTLRSYDTETGALEVLKPRP
- the thpR gene encoding RNA 2',3'-cyclic phosphodiesterase, with the translated sequence MNEQIQAATVRVFIALAPPDDAKEELAQALRPAYDAYPSMRWNRIEDWHITLAFLGELPTSAVSLLRPPLAEFAARRRPLDLALCGGGHFDERVLWSGLSGDLEELRLLAGEVRALVKEHGVPFMDRPLNPHLTLARARRGDASSVVQAAAGLSTFTGRTWQAERLHLVGSNFGRGPGPIHYRDIEAWSFGSAR